From Aedes albopictus strain Foshan chromosome 1, AalbF5, whole genome shotgun sequence, one genomic window encodes:
- the LOC134291516 gene encoding uncharacterized protein LOC134291516, which translates to MAERRLKCLERRLLADPELRKNVEAQIVEYETQGYAHRATEEELRKSDPRRVWYLPLGIVRNPRKPNKVRLVWDAAARVGGVSLNSMLLAGPDLLTPLMSVVCQFRQRQFAITGDIKQMFHQLRIRYEDKQSQRFLWRANPESTPDVCIMDVATFGATCSPCSAQYVKNWNAAEYATEYPEAARAITNNTYVDDFLNSRDTIIEEAVQLAVAVREVHSKAGFEIRNWHSNAPEILERIGENDQETSQVVKSFSVEKATAAERILGMMWDPNEDLFLFTVQLHADLLPLLSGRTVPTKRQVLRVVMSFFDPLGLISTFSIHGKILIQDIWRSGVGWDDPISSRNFSDWERWTRLIPELKRVQIPRCYFPNYERGSYESLQLHIFVDASELAYCSVAYFRIIDRGTPRCSLVAAKAKVTPLRPQSIPRNELNAGVIGVRLMKSVTENHSLQITQRFFHTDSTVLLAWLRADPRKYRPYVQFRTTEILAKTSVEEWRWVPTRLNITDEATKWGNGPSFDDQSKWYRGPDFLWQPESEWPRGKLVAPERMIEPTEELRTTNVHQEVTTDTVLEFRKFSRWEHLIKSLAYLYHFVNRCSSKQSVPTKSRVATLTRQDFVSAEKVLWRMVQNQEFGEEISALKSTSSSTKTNARLAKSSPLVKLSTFLDDDGILRMESRIDPKAAYYPYSFRNPIIVPKAHYVTELLVLRFHQRYGHANTETVVNELRQLYSIPKMRSVVKKTINKCMWCRVYRSKPNTPRMAPLPQPRVMPFVRPFTHTGLDYFGPLLVKRGRSNVKRWVAIFTCLTVRAVHLEVVHSLSLQSCKMAIRRFVDKRGAPQNFFSDNGTYFHGAARELAAEIVS; encoded by the coding sequence ATGGCGGAGCGGAGGCTCAAATGTCTCGAACGTCGGTTACTAGCAGATCCAGAGCTTCGAAAGAACGTTGAAGCGCAGATTGTTGAGTATGAGACGCAAGGATATGCTCACAGGGCAACAGAGGAAGAGCTGCGAAAGTCGGATCCACGACGCGTGTGGTACTTACCGCTTGGCATCGTTCGGAATCCACGAAAACCCAATAAGGTGCGCTTAGTATGGGACGCTGCGGCACGTGTTGGAGGGGTCTCGTTGAATTCGATGCTTCTTGCTGGACCCGATTTGCTGACGCCGCTCATGTCGGTCGTCTGCCAGTTTCGTCAAAGACAGTTTGCCATAACAGGCGACATCAAACAGATGTTCCATCAGTTGCGCATCAGGTACGAAGACAAACAATCACAAAGGTTCTTGTGGCGAGCGAATCCCGAATCCACCCCAGATGTGTGCATAATGGATGTGGCAACATTCGGGGCCACCTGTTCGCCATGTTCCGCGCAATACGTGAAAAATTGGAACGCGGCGGAGTACGCAACGGAGTATCCGGAGGCAGCGAGAGCCATTACAAACAACACTTACGTGGACGACTTCTTGAACAGCCGAGACACCATTATTGAAGAAGCAGTACAATTGGCGGTGGCTGTTCGCGAAGTACACAGCAAGGCTGGATTCGAAATCCGGAACTGGCACTCCAACGCCCCGGAAATTCTCGAACGGATCGGAGAAAATGATCAAGAAACCTCCCAAGTAGTTAAAAGCTTCTCTGTAGAGAAAGCGACAGCTGCAGAACGTATCCTAGGGATGATGTGGGATCCAAATGAGGACTTGTTCCTGTTTACCGTCCAACTTCATGCGGATCTGCTTCCGTTACTATCCGGTAGAACTGTGCCTACTAAACGCCAAGTTTTACGCGTGGTCATGAGCTTTTTTGATCCGCTAGGGCTCATTTCCACTTTTTCGATCCACGGCAAAATCCTTATCCAGGACATTTGGCGATCTGGTGTGGGTTGGGATGACCCCATTAGCAGTAGGAACTTCTCGGACTGGGAACGATGGACGAGACTGATACCCGAGTTGAAACGTGTGCAGATTCCGCGATGTTATTTCCCAAACTACGAGCGCGGAAGTTACGAATCTCTGCAGCTACACATTTTCGTGGATGCAAGCGAGCTTGCCTACTGCAGTGTAGCATATTTCCGCATAATCGACCGGGGCACCCCTCGTTGTTCTCTGGTAGCTGCGAAAGCCAAAGTAACTCCCTTACGACCACAGTCTATCCCCCGGAACGAATTGAATGCAGGAGTCATTGGTGTGCGACTGAtgaaaagcgttacggagaatcATTCGCTGCAAATTACCCAGCGGTTCTTCCACACTGACTCAACAGTTCTTTTGGCATGGCTACGTGCTGACCCTCGAAAGTATCGTCCCTACGTCCAGTTCAGAACTACGGAAATCCTGGCAAAAACATCGGTGGAGGAATGGCGCTGGGTACCCACCCGGCTAAACATCACAGATGAGGCCACCAAATGGGGCAACGGTCCCAGTTTCGATGATCAGAGTAAATGGTACCGTGGACCGGATTTTCTATGGCAACCGGAAAGTGAATGGCCTAGGGGAaaattggtggctccagagaggatgatTGAACCAACGGAAGAATTAAGAACGACCAACGTACACCAGGAAGTAACAACCGACACAGTGTTAGAGTTCAGGAAATTCTCTCGTTGGGAGCATTTGATTAAATCGCTAGCCTACCTGTACCATTTCGTCAACCGCTGTTCGTCTAAGCAATCCGTTCCTACTAAATCACGCGTGGCAACATTAACACGCCAAGACTTCGTATCGGCAGAAAAAGTCTTGTGGCGAATGGTCCAAAACCAGGAATTTGGGGAGGAAATTTCGGCCTTGAAATCCACTAGTTCCTCAACGAAGACGAATGCACGCCTAGCGAAATCCAGTCCATTAGTAAAACTGTCGACCTTCCTAGATGACGATGGAATTCTACGGATGGAAAGCAGAATCGATCCGAAAGCTGCTTATTATCCCTACAGTTTTCGCAATCCGATAATCGTTCCCAAGGCTCACTACGTCACCGAATTATTGGTACTTCGTTTCCATCAACGGTACGGGCATGCCAACACGGAGACCGTGGTGAATGAGCTTCGGCAGCTTTACAGTATTCCGAAGATGCGCTCCGTTGTAAAGAAGACCATCAACAAGTGTATGTGGTGCCGCGTATACAGATCCAAACCCAATACGCCTCGGATGGCCCCCTTGCCGCAGCCACGTGTTATGCCTTTCGTGCGACCATTTACGCACACAGGCCTAGACTATTTCGGACCTCTCCTCGTGAAGCGAGGGCGCAGCAATGTTAAACGGTGGGTGGCAATCTTCACCTGCCTCACCGTTCGTGCGGTGCACCTTGAGGTGGTGCATTCCCTGTCGCTCCAGTCGTGCAAGATGGCCATTCGTCGATTTGTCGATAAACGTGGAGCTCCGCAGAACTTTTTCAGCGACAATGGAACGTATTTTCATGGAGCAGCCAGAGAACTCGCCGCTGAAATCGTCTCTTAA